A genomic segment from Spinacia oleracea cultivar Varoflay chromosome 3, BTI_SOV_V1, whole genome shotgun sequence encodes:
- the LOC110800128 gene encoding RNA polymerase II C-terminal domain phosphatase-like 4, which translates to MSIKIQNFPAPIIDHSMNNYGDGRIIKRQKTDDMFDSCPHQNLINNWCICCGKTLLPPFNYIPNDFHNCNDFRVDNNAIPQVHNSEVRSMLNQKKLYLVVDLDQTLLNSTQLDQLTMEEKYLNKRIAKSDLFRVDSLGIMTKLRPFVHKFLEEANKMFEMCIYTMGDRAYALEMAKLLDPENNYFKSRIISRDDCPNQAQKGLDVLQLPESVVLVLDDTKAVWERNKDNLILMDRYIYFSSSCREFGFKNCKSLAQLKRDEDEFDGALATTLRVIKRIHHDFFNINPQYGDVRQVLKTVKKQVLRDCRIVFSAVFHRNYVAADHRLWKMAQELGATCSTTFDSSVTHVVSLDCSTEKSVCAVRDGKFLVHPRWIEAAFYLWRRQLEDKFPVVKRVSTSASAPAPAPAAVEGVGNTITTNPVVKNVTPNPRIATVLTQPALAKYTANIKN; encoded by the coding sequence ATGAGCATCAAAATTCAGAACTTTCCTGCCCCCATCATAGATCATAGTATGAATAATTATGGAGACGGAAGGATCATCAAAAGACAAAAAACAGATGACATGTTTGATTCATGTCCACATCAAAATCTCATAAACAATTGGTGTATATGTTGTGGTAAGACGTTGCTACCGCCTTTCAATTATATCCCTAACGATTTTCACAATTGTAACGATTTTCGGGTTGATAATAATGCGATTCCTCAAGTCCATAACTCAGAAGTTAGATCCATGTTGAATCAAAAGAAACTCTATCTAGTTGTTGATTTAGATCAAACATTGCTTAATTCAACTCAATTAGACCAATTAACTATGGAAGAAAAATACTTAAACAAACGAATCGCTAAAAGCGACTTGTTTAGGGTAGATAGTTTAGGGATCATGACAAAGTTGAGGCCTTTTGTTCACAAGTTTTTAGAAGAAGCAAATAAAATGTTTGAGATGTGTATATACACCATGGGTGATCGTGCTTATGCCTTAGAGATGGCTAAACTTCTTGATCCAGAAAACAACTACTTTAAATCAAGAATAATATCGCGAGATGACTGCCCTAACCAAGCTCAAAAAGGGTTAGATGTTTTACAACTACCAGAGAGTGTAGTTTTAGTACTTGATGATACTAAAGCTGTTTGGGAAAGGAACAAAGATAATCTTATATTAATGGATAGATATATTTACTTTTCATCGAGTTGTCGTGAATTTGGGTTCAAAAACTGTAAGTCTCTTGCTCAGTTGAAGAGAGACGAGGACGAGTTTGATGGCGCACTTGCAACCACTCTACGAGTTATTAAAAGAATACACCATGATTTTTTCAATATTAATCCTCAATATGGAGATGTGAGGCAAGTGCTTAAAACAGTAAAAAAGCAAGTCCTTAGAGATTGTAGGATAGTATTTAGTGCCGTTTTCCACAGAAATTATGTTGCTGCTGATCACCGTTTATGGAAGATGGCTCAAGAGTTAGGGGCAACATGTTCGACTACATTCGACTCAAGTGTCACACATGTTGTTTCACTAGATTGTAGTACGGAGAAGTCTGTTTGTGCAGTCCGTGACGGCAAGTTTCTGGTGCACCCGAGGTGGATTGAAGCTGCATTTTATTTGTGGCGAAGACAGCTAGAAGATAAGTTTCCAGTAGTAAAGCGAGTGTCAACTTCTGCTTCTGCTCCTGCTCCTGCTCCTGCTGCAGTTGAAGGTGTTGGGAATACTATTACTACTAACCCTGTTGTTAAGAATGTTACTCCAAATCCCAGGATTGCGACTGTGCTCACCCAGCCTGCTCTAGCTAAATATACAGCAAATATCAAAAACTGA